The Desulfomicrobium escambiense DSM 10707 genome includes a region encoding these proteins:
- a CDS encoding IscA/HesB family protein has translation MFELTKAAKEQLDMHFAGKEVSPIRVYMAAGUGGPRLALALDEQKDNDVVHVIDGYTFLIETNLMSEAQPISVEFHPHMGFNIKSNMKASSSGCSSCTSCG, from the coding sequence ATGTTTGAACTGACCAAGGCTGCCAAAGAGCAGCTCGACATGCACTTCGCCGGCAAGGAAGTGTCCCCGATCCGGGTCTACATGGCGGCTGGCTGAGGCGGGCCTCGCCTGGCGCTTGCTCTGGATGAGCAAAAAGACAACGACGTGGTTCACGTAATCGACGGATACACCTTTCTGATTGAAACCAACCTGATGAGCGAAGCTCAGCCCATCTCCGTGGAATTCCACCCGCACATGGGCTTCAACATCAAGTCGAACATGAAGGCGAGCTCCTCCGGGTGCTCTTCCTGCACTTCCTGCGGCTAG
- a CDS encoding GGDEF domain-containing response regulator: MTSHSARILLVDDELTLLELLGDYLRDRGHDVVTAENGAGALDLYNTELPDLVLLDLKLPDVSGLDILRHITSRDEETAMIVISGVGSLDDVIEALRRGAWDFLVKPFINLELVMHAVEKALEKRRLRQENRLYREHLEEEVQRRTQELRQEILTRKRIEDDLRRSEMRYRELSLTDELTGLYNARHFFRQVQAEVERAMRYDSPLSLCVLDIDHFKEYNDSYGHLCGDSVLSELGRVIQKLIRDSDSAYRYGGEEFIIVLPATNREEAARVAERIRCSFHEHAFFPRPGTEAHVTISLGVTSYVPGESISDFVDRADQNMYAAKKCGRNTTVCR; this comes from the coding sequence ATGACGTCACATTCCGCACGCATCCTGCTCGTCGATGACGAACTCACCCTCCTCGAACTTCTCGGGGACTATCTCCGCGACCGTGGGCACGATGTCGTCACGGCCGAGAACGGGGCCGGCGCCCTGGATCTCTACAACACGGAACTGCCCGACCTGGTCCTCCTCGACCTGAAGCTCCCGGACGTGTCCGGTCTCGACATCCTCAGGCACATCACCTCCCGGGACGAGGAGACGGCCATGATCGTCATCTCCGGCGTCGGCTCCCTGGACGACGTCATCGAGGCCCTGCGGCGCGGCGCGTGGGACTTTCTGGTCAAGCCCTTCATCAACCTCGAACTGGTCATGCACGCCGTGGAAAAGGCCCTGGAGAAGCGGCGTCTGCGGCAGGAGAACCGCCTGTACCGCGAACACCTCGAAGAGGAGGTCCAGCGCCGCACCCAGGAGCTCAGGCAGGAGATCCTGACCCGCAAGCGCATCGAGGATGACCTGCGGCGCAGCGAGATGCGCTACCGCGAACTGAGCCTGACCGACGAGTTGACGGGCCTCTACAACGCCCGGCACTTCTTCCGCCAGGTCCAGGCCGAGGTGGAGCGGGCCATGCGCTACGACAGCCCGCTGTCCCTGTGCGTGCTCGATATCGACCATTTCAAGGAATACAACGACTCCTACGGGCACCTCTGCGGCGACTCGGTCCTCTCGGAGCTGGGCCGCGTCATCCAGAAGCTCATCCGCGATTCGGACTCCGCCTACCGCTACGGCGGCGAGGAGTTCATCATCGTCCTGCCGGCCACCAACCGCGAAGAGGCGGCGCGCGTGGCCGAGCGCATCCGCTGCTCCTTCCACGAGCACGCCTTCTTCCCCCGTCCCGGGACCGAGGCCCACGTGACCATCAGCCTGGGCGTGACCAGCTACGTCCCGGGCGAGTCCATTTCGGACTTCGTGGACCGCGCCGACCAGAACATGTACGCCGCCAAGAAATGCGGTCGGAACACGACAGTCTGCCGGTGA
- a CDS encoding PEP-CTERM sorting domain-containing protein, with protein MRSRLITQIFLHLTKVICSAVLIFSMLGTSPARASVLWDQPLSTSDTNAYVDQEFQDFTTFSSYIADDFVNTVPWDISTIFIPGSGWNGFSSLELATSLNFAIYADAAGLPAGIPPAAGTWNLSIAPDDAQIALSTGADGYLSNVTLNLSTDVNVAAGHWWLVFWPEMNFGSYGQYGRQPSDTTNEEAALFINPGGGFSYGTGWQDLSVIGFRGGDVAFRLEGDLGTNNAVPEPTTMLLVGIGLAGIGLVRRSASKLGM; from the coding sequence ATGCGGTCGCGACTCATCACACAGATTTTTCTGCACCTAACCAAAGTGATATGCAGTGCCGTGTTGATCTTCTCAATGCTGGGAACCAGTCCGGCGCGGGCGAGCGTGCTCTGGGACCAGCCATTAAGCACCTCGGACACGAATGCTTACGTTGATCAGGAATTCCAAGATTTTACAACATTCAGTAGCTACATTGCCGACGATTTCGTCAACACCGTTCCGTGGGATATCAGTACGATATTCATTCCCGGAAGCGGATGGAACGGATTCTCGTCCTTGGAACTCGCCACATCGCTCAATTTCGCCATTTACGCAGACGCCGCCGGCCTTCCCGCCGGCATTCCCCCGGCTGCCGGAACGTGGAATCTCTCCATCGCACCTGACGATGCGCAGATTGCCCTTTCAACCGGCGCGGACGGCTATTTGTCCAATGTTACCTTGAACCTGAGCACCGACGTGAATGTGGCTGCGGGCCATTGGTGGCTCGTGTTCTGGCCGGAAATGAATTTTGGTTCATATGGCCAATATGGACGTCAACCCTCTGATACGACGAACGAAGAAGCGGCCCTTTTCATCAATCCCGGTGGGGGATTCAGCTACGGAACCGGGTGGCAGGACTTGTCTGTTATAGGGTTCAGGGGGGGAGATGTGGCGTTCCGGCTTGAAGGCGATCTGGGTACGAACAACGCCGTCCCCGAACCGACAACCATGCTTCTCGTGGGGATCGGGCTGGCTGGCATCGGCTTGGTACGTCGAAGCGCATCGAAGCTCGGAATGTAA